A region of the Paracoccaceae bacterium genome:
ATGGCGTGGATCGCGGTCTCGATCTCCAGCCCCGCCGCGAAATCCACGGCCGGCCGCGTGCCCTGCGCGATGGCCCGCAGGAACCCCGCCAGCTCGATCAGCTTCAGGTCGTTGACGCCCAGCTGATGCCCCGGCGCCGGGCAGAAGGCGCCGTAGGGCGGATGCTCCGGCGCGGTCAGGATCGTGGCAAAGCCCTGCGTCGCCTTCTCCCCCCGGTTCCGGAACAGGCGCAGCTCGTTCATCCGCTCCTGGTCGAAGATCACCATCCCCTCGGTGCCATGCACCTCGAACCCCAGCCGGTTCTTCCGCCCCCAGGCGCTGCGCGAGGCGGTCATCACCCCCTTCACCCCCGAGGCAAAGCGCAGCAGCGCCGATGCTGCGTCCTCGTTCTCGACCGCCGCCTCGCCCGCCCCACCCGGCAGCGGCCGGGTGCGGTGGATCGTCTCGATCTCGCCCACCAGGCTCTCGATCGGCCCGGCAATCCCCGTCAGCAGGCTGACCAGATGGCAGCCGATGTCGCCCAGCGCCCCCAGCCCCGCCTCGTCGATCCGCGCGCGCCAGGTCCAGGGCAGCGCCGGGTCGGCCTGGTAATCCTCGTCCACCCAGCCCCGGATGTGGACGATCCGGCCGATCTCGCCCCC
Encoded here:
- a CDS encoding Gfo/Idh/MocA family oxidoreductase — protein: MDEIGVGLIGTGFMGKAHALAWRNVRAVMGDVPAARLAVLADVPETRARQMAGQFGFARATADWRDLVADPAVDVVSITTPNGLHREMAEAALAAGKHVWCEKPMALTLEDARAMAAAAQAAGCCTQLGYNYIANPAFAHACRLVAGGEIGRIVHIRGWVDEDYQADPALPWTWRARIDEAGLGALGDIGCHLVSLLTGIAGPIESLVGEIETIHRTRPLPGGAGEAAVENEDAASALLRFASGVKGVMTASRSAWGRKNRLGFEVHGTEGMVIFDQERMNELRLFRNRGEKATQGFATILTAPEHPPYGAFCPAPGHQLGVNDLKLIELAGFLRAIAQGTRPAVDFAAGLEIETAIHAIARSAREGRRIRLDEM